The Candidatus Zixiibacteriota bacterium DNA segment GTTTTTTGCGGGCTGTATAGATTTTGAACCGCTGTCGTCATAAATCAGAGCAGATCGCGATAAAAACCTGGACGGCGGTCGTTTAGGACATGATTATATGGCGTCGGTTTCTTTTGCCTGCTGTCCTGCATATCAATATCGGTAACTGAGAGCGCTGGCTTAGTTTTCGGACCTCGGGCTAAAACCGAACCATCGGGCGAGGTGATCTGGCTCATTCCGGTAAATTTGAGCGTCTCCCCGAAGGCAGTATCCTCACCGACACGGTTGCTCATTATGATAAATACCCGGTTTTCCAGCGAACGTGTACGGTTGGCCAGCTGGCAGTATTCCAGCACCAGGTTCGAGGGATGACAGATCAAGTCAGCACCTGCCAGCGCCATCACACGGCAGATCTCCGGAAACATGTAATCAAAACAGATCATCATGCCCAGCTTGTACTCATAAAACGGAAACACCTTCGGCTTCAGGTTACCGCGTGCAAAAACAGTCGCTTCCTTGTAAAAGAGCTGGAGCTTGCGGTACAAGTATATTTTTCCATGAGGGGTGACATATACAGACGAATTGTAAGCTCGACTTCCTTTTTTCTCAGCCATACCGAACACGAAATGGCAATTCTTTTTGCGTGCCAGGTTCTTGAACGTCCTCACGGTTTTACCGGAGGGGATTTCCTCAGCCAGTTGCATCAGCCTGGCTTTCGACGGAAAATAGTACCCTGTCGAAAACAGTTCCGGCAATACGAGCAAATCGGCATCTGTTTTATCAATCAACTCGACGGCCTGATCGAGATTGTCTTTTTTCTTTCCGAAAACAGGTTTCGTCTGAACATATCCAACGCGCATAATCATCTCCTTTTATTTTGAACTTGCCGGGAGTGTAATTACAAACATCGCTCCGCCTCCCTTGAGGTTTTCCACGCCCAGCGAACCGCCGTGATCGGTTACAATGCGGTGGGAGATCGCCAGTCCCAGCCCGGTACCGCTTGGTTTTGTGGTAAAATAGGGTGAGAAGATCTTGTCGAGTTTTTCCTGGTCAATTCCGGAACCGTCATCCTTGACAGCGATCACGATCCTGTCATCACGATGACTGCATTCAATAGATACTCTACCACCAGTCCCGATCGCCTCGAGGCTGTTTTTTATCAGGTTGATGATCACCTTCTTGAACTCACGCAAATCAATAATCACCTCGATCTCATCGGGGCATTCGAGATCAATATCAATTTCCTGGTCATCTGCTTCATTTCGCAGAAGATTGACGGTCTCGGCCAGGTACGATTTCAAGTTGACCGATTCCTTTTCCAATCGACCGGATCTTGCCAGAGCCAGGAAGTCGGCGATAATACGGTTTAAGCGCTCGATCTCACGACCGATCGTCCCGGCGAGCTTCGTATAA contains these protein-coding regions:
- a CDS encoding acyltransferase, producing the protein MIMRVGYVQTKPVFGKKKDNLDQAVELIDKTDADLLVLPELFSTGYYFPSKARLMQLAEEIPSGKTVRTFKNLARKKNCHFVFGMAEKKGSRAYNSSVYVTPHGKIYLYRKLQLFYKEATVFARGNLKPKVFPFYEYKLGMMICFDYMFPEICRVMALAGADLICHPSNLVLEYCQLANRTRSLENRVFIIMSNRVGEDTAFGETLKFTGMSQITSPDGSVLARGPKTKPALSVTDIDMQDSRQKKPTPYNHVLNDRRPGFYRDLL